The Candidatus Nitrosocaldus cavascurensis genome segment CCCCAACTCAAAGGAGTTATAGAGTACATGCTTGAACATAGTGATCTTGCTACCAAGATCAACTTCTATCCCATCATTCCATACGCATATGGGTATGTTAGACAGATGACAGAGAAGGGCATAGTTGCAACTATAACAGATGCACTTGCACCAGCAAGTATGCATGAGAAGATGAGGATAGTATTCTCTGGAGGTCTTAGTATGCTAAGGAAGGATATCAACGGCTTGCTAAAGACATTCATAGACGTTGAATTATTGCAATTTAACAACGTTAATGTAAGATGCATATTCCTGCATGATGTACTTGTGGATCTAGCACTAGCATTAAGGCTAAGAAATATATTCGAGCTGTTCATTGAGCATGTTGAGGATAAACATAACGCTAAAGCAGGATTTGTAACCAAGAACTTTTCTAGATTAGTAAGGCAGTTGAATGAATGGGCAATAGATGAGAAGGTTATAATGGCTCCATTCAACAAGGTTGGTTTTCAGATGAATCCTTCAAGAGAGGAGTGTGAAGAAGCGCTAAGAGAGTGTAAGCATGATGTAATAGCAATGAGTACACTAGCAGCAGGGTATCTCAAGCCTGCAGAGGCATATGAGTACCTATTCAGACTACCAAACATAAGATCTGTGGTGGTAGGGGTATCTAGCAAGAAACATGCTGAAGAAACATTCAGATTGCTTAATGATAGGATGATGGTTAGGAGTAGTAAATAGGTAGGTAAATAATATGAATTACAATACGAATCTAGCCAATTCTAATATCCTAGTTACTGGAGGAGCAGGATTCATAGGTAGTCATCTAGTAGATAGGTTACTTGCTGATAACCTTAACATTCACGTTATTGACAATCTTAGTACTGGTAATATTGCACATATTAGCAGATGGTCTTCTAATAGCTCATTCAGATTCTTCAAGCTTGATCTTGTAACTGATGCTCATCTTCTTGATAATGCTCTTTCTAGTAATGATTACTTTATTCCATCTTGTAGCAAATCCAGATGTAAGATTGAGTAGTATAAACCCTAAGTTACATTTAGAGCAGAATATATTAGCAACATTCAACATATTAGAGTACGCAAGGAAGCATGATATCAACATTTTCAATGTATGGTGCAAGTAAGGCTGCGTGTGAAGCAATGATATGCTCATATGCAAATATGTATGACTTTAAAGCAGTAATATATAGACTAGCAAATGTTATTGGCACGAGTACTCATGGTGTAATATATGACTTTATAAAGAAGTTGAGTGCAAACAGATTAATGTTAGAGATACTTAGAAATTAGAGGCAGAGAAAATTGTACATACATGTTAGTGATTGCATAGACGCAATGTTAACAGGACTTAATAGTAATGATAGGGTAAGCATATTCAATGTTGGATCGGATGATTATGTTGATGTTATAACTATAGCAGATATTGTAACTAAGGCTTTAAACCTACATGATGTTAAATGCATATTTAGTGATAGTGGTGATGGAAGAGGCTGGAGAAGAGATGTAAATCTAATGTTCCTTGACACTAGAAGGTTAAAGGCTCTAGGATGGAGAGCAAGATATAACAGCAAAGAAGCTGTTGACGAGACTGTAAGAGAGATTGTTGTATTACAGAATCAGATATAATATGTTAGAACATATTATATGGCATATACCTACTATAATAATAACGTCTTTTTACACTGTCTATGGTCTATTAGCATTATTACTGGGCAAAGAGGATAAGTACAGGGACATGTTGAAGAAAATAAAGAATTATAACTATAAACCATTCATATCTATAGTTATTCCTACATATAATGAAGAGAAGATAATAGCATCTACACTAGAGAATATATTGAGCATAGATTATCCTAAGGACAGAATGGAGATAATAGTTATTGATTCTTCAGACGATAAAACACCGGAGATAGTTGCTGAATATGCTATGCATCATCCATACATCAGGTTGATTAAAACTGAAAGAAAAGGAGTAGCAACAGCACGTAATGAAGCATATAGTATAGCAAAAGGAGAGATAGTCATAAAGAATGATTGTGATTGCATGCTAGAGAGCAATGCTATATCTGAGATAGTAGCAAACTTTGCAGATGCGAGGATAGGTGCAGTTACTAGTAGGGTGATGGCACCAAATAATGAAAGATTAGAGATCAACTATCGCTCAATACATCATAGGATACAGATAGCAGAATCTATTATAGATTCAACATATATATTTAACACACTCTCAGCATTTAGGAGAGATCTTATAAGACCAATAACAACATCTGCTGATGATGCAGATGTAGCATTGAATATAAGGAGGCAAGGCTATAAAGCAATATATGATCCTGATTCCATATTCTATGAGGCAAGTCCTCTAACAGCTAAAGAGAGGGTAGAGGTTAAGAGTAGGAGAGCAGTGGGTCATATAAACCTGTTATTGAAGAACATAGGATTATGCTTTAATCCAAAGTTATCATGGTATGGCATGCTAATACTTCCTATGAACCTCTTTATGATAGTTATATCACCAATACTCATGTTGTTAATACCAATCTTCAGCATAATAGATATGCTAACAAGCAAGGCATTCTTACTGCTTGATTATACTATTCTAGGCTCTATACCATTGATATTTGCTCTAAGGAATAAGCCTATAGCATCTAAGATATGGACTATGGTTGAATTGCAGATCATTCAGTTTATAGCATTGATGCGTGTAATTAAGTATGGAGATATGCGTACATGGAAGAGGGCTGAGACTACAAGAGAGTACTATGCAAGAACCGCTGCTACTACTAATAGGAGAGAATAAGATACAAGAAGTGAGCAATAGTAGATAGAATAGAATGAAGATACTATTCGTAACACCTAGATATCATCCCCATATAGGAGGAGTAGAGACACATGTTAAGAGCATAGCAGAGAGGCTAGTAAAGAGAGGTTATGGTGTAGAGGTTTATGCAACAGATCCTAAAGGTAATTTATCAGAAAGAGGAGAAGAGGAGATAAATGGTGTTACTATTAGAAGGTTCAGATCATTTGCTCCAAACGACGCATACTACTTACCAAGTAGAAGCATGCTTACTGCATTGAAGGCTGCAGATGCTGATATAGTTCATGCTCATAACATTCAAGCATTTCCCTTACTATACGCATGTATAGCAAAGAGAGAATGGCAGAGATTGGTATTGACTACTCATATGCATACTGGAGCATCTACTAGATTCAGAAATATGTTGCTTCCTCTATATATAAGAATTGTTAGAGATCTGATAAGAAGTAGAGCAGATATGATAATATGTGTATCTGAGTTTGAGAGAGATATAGTTATGAGAAGATTAAACATAGATTCTAGCAGGGTTATGGTAATACCAAATGGTATAAGTGAAGATATATTTAATGTTAAGCGTATAGTAGATGATGGATTCAACTTATTAAGCGTTGGTAGGCTTGAGAGGTTCAAGAACTTTGATAAGGTTATAGGAGCACTCCATATATTGCATAGAGAATATGGTTATAAAGATGCCAGATTAACAATAGTTGGTGATGGGCCAGATAAAGATAGACTGATAAAACTTGTAAGAGAGTTTAACATTAAAGATAGTGTGACATTCAAGAGTAATTTAAGTAGGGAAGAACTATTAGAAGAGTATGCTAGGGCTAAGGTATTCTTGCTACCCTCAGAGTATGAATCGTATGGTATTGCTGCTGTTGAAGCTATAGCAATGAGAATACCAACTATAGTCAATAATAGAAGCGCATTGGTAGAGTTCGTTAAAAGAGGTTCAGCAATAGGTATAGATCCTCCTATAACTGCTAACAAGGTTGCTGATGCTATAGTTAGAGCAGTCGATTTTAAACATGATGTAAGAGAGAATAATAATATTCTTACATGGAATGAAGTAGTTGATGGATTGGAGCAGTTATATTCTAATATAGTAGAGAGTTCATACATTAAGCATTGGCTCTAATAATATAGACTAAGCAGATTTCTATATGAGAATAACATTAGTACACGCATCATACTATTATAGCGGTTCAGAGAAGAGTGTTGAACTACTAGCAAGATGGTTATTAGATAATGGTCATGAAGTTAAGATAGTGTCTGCTGGGAATTACAAAGCACCAAGTGATTTGAAGGATATAGAGATCAATGTATTACCTAATAGAGGCACAGCATTGCAATTACATACATTATTACCCTTAGCAAGATTTATGAAACATAATGAAGATAGTACAGATATATATCATATTTATAATGTATTCCCGATGGCTGCTGCAGGACTATATAAATTACTTGGAGGCAAGAGACCAGTTATAGCAACATTGAATAACTATGCTGGTTTCTGCCCTACTGCTAGCGCAATATATGATGAGTGTAATAGACTATCATGTAAGATAAGATGCTTAAGAAATAGTACTACTAATCATAACCTGTTAATTCTACCTTATGCTATGATATATCCATTATTAACTAGGCTATCTTTAAAGTTAGATAGGTATATAGCAGTAAGCAATACAGTTAAAAAACTTTATGTAAAGTATGGTTATCCAGAAGATAGAATAACTGTAATACCAGAATTCGTTTTTATAGATAATTTAGCACTTCCTAATCAGAATGATGATTATGTAAATGTTATTAACAATGTGTTTAAGGTATTATATGTTGGCACATTAGCATATCATAAAGGCATAGATATATTAATAAAAGCGTTAAAGATTATTAAAGATAAATATAATAGTATACAC includes the following:
- a CDS encoding glycosyltransferase, which translates into the protein MLKKIKNYNYKPFISIVIPTYNEEKIIASTLENILSIDYPKDRMEIIVIDSSDDKTPEIVAEYAMHHPYIRLIKTERKGVATARNEAYSIAKGEIVIKNDCDCMLESNAISEIVANFADARIGAVTSRVMAPNNERLEINYRSIHHRIQIAESIIDSTYIFNTLSAFRRDLIRPITTSADDADVALNIRRQGYKAIYDPDSIFYEASPLTAKERVEVKSRRAVGHINLLLKNIGLCFNPKLSWYGMLILPMNLFMIVISPILMLLIPIFSIIDMLTSKAFLLLDYTILGSIPLIFALRNKPIASKIWTMVELQIIQFIALMRVIKYGDMRTWKRAETTREYYARTAATTNRRE
- a CDS encoding glycosyltransferase family 4 protein, which translates into the protein MKILFVTPRYHPHIGGVETHVKSIAERLVKRGYGVEVYATDPKGNLSERGEEEINGVTIRRFRSFAPNDAYYLPSRSMLTALKAADADIVHAHNIQAFPLLYACIAKREWQRLVLTTHMHTGASTRFRNMLLPLYIRIVRDLIRSRADMIICVSEFERDIVMRRLNIDSSRVMVIPNGISEDIFNVKRIVDDGFNLLSVGRLERFKNFDKVIGALHILHREYGYKDARLTIVGDGPDKDRLIKLVREFNIKDSVTFKSNLSREELLEEYARAKVFLLPSEYESYGIAAVEAIAMRIPTIVNNRSALVEFVKRGSAIGIDPPITANKVADAIVRAVDFKHDVRENNNILTWNEVVDGLEQLYSNIVESSYIKHWL
- a CDS encoding GDP-mannose 4,6-dehydratase codes for the protein MNYNTNLANSNILVTGGAGFIGSHLVDRLLADNLNIHVIDNLSTGNIAHISRWSSNSSFRFFKLDLVTDAHLLDNALSSNDYFIPSCSKSRCKIE
- a CDS encoding glycosyltransferase family 4 protein, producing MRITLVHASYYYSGSEKSVELLARWLLDNGHEVKIVSAGNYKAPSDLKDIEINVLPNRGTALQLHTLLPLARFMKHNEDSTDIYHIYNVFPMAAAGLYKLLGGKRPVIATLNNYAGFCPTASAIYDECNRLSCKIRCLRNSTTNHNLLILPYAMIYPLLTRLSLKLDRYIAVSNTVKKLYVKYGYPEDRITVIPEFVFIDNLALPNQNDDYVNVINNVFKVLYVGTLAYHKGIDILIKALKIIKDKYNSIHLTLVGSSKDNYEQFLMELVNKLDLNTNITFKGYVDDNELDLLYRVHDVFIHPARWPEPYARTIMEALLHGLPCIVPDIGGSQEIVGDAGIVFRNNNPDDLANKILMLISNKELLCKMRINAIKVVSKNDINLIGKRIIQQYEETIDNSIS